In Spodoptera frugiperda isolate SF20-4 chromosome 4, AGI-APGP_CSIRO_Sfru_2.0, whole genome shotgun sequence, a single window of DNA contains:
- the LOC118272505 gene encoding cell death abnormality protein 1-like isoform X4 has protein sequence MPCCKVSVKKSMVCSISDCVCIPTDGKPYLCLSKGEDGKIVPCFDCKAVQVDDNEWKCVDTSCICLPTDGKSCLCICTDEEDTIKSCDDCTCINAEECKKEFKKCNKPGCVCLPTDGKDTICVCKKNGKIVLCECNGAGTCRSATCVCVSTEGAKCVCVCCDAKGNIKVCKDCTCDSKKKDSLICNKEGCVCIITDGKPCICVCKDGEGMIVRCDDCVCDSTGKCDKPGCVCIPTEGEECVCVCCDEKGNFKICKDCTCEVKEKEVLKCSKAECVCILTEGKSCICVCKNSDGKIVRCDDCKCDGSGKCDKLECACIPTEGAKCVCVCCDDKGNFKVCKDCTCEPKEKEAPKCSKAECVCILTEGKSCICVCKNSEGKIVRCDDCKCDGSGKCDKPECACIPTEGAKCVCVCCDEKGNFMVCKDCTCEVKEVAAPKCSKAECVCILTEGKSCICVCKNSEGKIVRCDDCKCDGSGKCDKPECACIPTGGAKCVCVCCDEKGNFKVCKDCTCEVKDVAAPKCSKAECVCILTEGKSCICVCKNSEGKIIRCDDCKCDGSGKCDKPECACIPTEGANCLCVCCDDKGNFKVCKDCTCEVKDAAAPKCSKAECVCILTDGKSCICVCKNSEGKIVRCDDCKCDGSGKCDKPECACIPTEGAKCVCVCCINGKLTVCKDCSCCEKNCDKDCVCILTHGKPVIRVCKKDGGLSVCKDFLNDEACKCEECCVLIGTHGKKCVCVYKDEKDCVIVCDKCDCA, from the exons ATGCCTTGCTGCAAAGTATCCGTCAAGAAATCGATGGTTTGCTCCATCAGTGACTGCGTCTGCATTCCGACTGATGGGAAACCCTACCTCTGCCTGAGCAAGGGCGAGGATGGCAAGATCGTACCCTGCTTTGACTGCAAAGCCGTGCAAGTCGACGACAACGAATGGAAGTGTGTCGACACTTCTTGCATCTGCCTCCCGACTGACGGGAAATCTTGTCTGTGCATTTGCACCGACGAGGAAGACACCATCAAGTCCTGTGACGACTGCACTTGCATCAACGCTGAAGAATGCAAGAAGGAGTTCAAGAAGTGCAACAAGCCTGGCTGCGTCTGTCTCCCAACAGACGGTAAAGATACCATCTGCGTCTGCAAGAAGAATGGGAAGATAGTCCTCTGCGAATGTAATGGCGCTGGAACCTGCCGCAGCGCTACTTGTGTCTGCGTTTCCACCGAAGGAGCCAAATGCGTGTGCGTCTGCTGCGACGCAAAAGGCAACATTAAGGTCTGCAAAGATTGTACTTGCGATTCGAAGAAGAAAGACTCCCTGATTTGCAACAAGGAAGGTTGTGTATGCATCATAACGGATGGGAAACCTTGCATCTGTGTATGCAAGGATGGTGAGGGAATGATTGTGAGATGTGATGATTGTGTGTGTGATAGTACTGGCAAGTGTGATAAGCCAGGTTGTGTGTGTATTCCGACTGAGGGTGAGgagtgtgtttgtgtgtgctGCGACGAGAAAGGTAATTTTAAGATTTGCAAGGATTGTACTTGCGAAGTTAAGGAGAAGGAAGTTTTGAAGTGCAGCAAGGCTGAATGTGTTTGTATTTTGACTGAGGGCAAGTCTTGCATCTGTGTATGCAAGAACAGCGACGGTAAGATTGTTCGTTGTGATGACTGCAAGTGTGACGGTTCTGGTAAGTGTGACAAGCTAGAATGCGCTTGCATCCCAACTGAGGGAGCTAAATGCGTTTGTGTCTGCTGCGATGACAAAGGCAACTTTAAA GTATGCAAGGACTGCACTTGTGAGCCTAAAGAGAAGGAAGCTCCTAAATGCAGCAAGGCTGAATGCGTTTGCATTCTAACTGAAGGCAAGTCTTGCATCTGTGTATGCAAGAACAGTGAGGGCAAGATTGTGCGTTGCGATGACTGCAAGTGTGACGGTTCTGGCAAGTGTGACAAGCCAGAATGTGCTTGCATCCCAACTGAGGGAGCCAAGTGCGTCTGCGTCTGCTGCGATGAGAAGGGCAACTTTATG GTTTGCAAGGATTGCACTTGTGAAGTCAAAGAAGTCGCTGCCCCCAAGTGCAGCAAGGCTGAATGCGTCTGCATTCTGACTGAGGGCAAGTCTTGCATCTGTGTATGCAAGAACAGCGAGGGCAAGATTGTTCGTTGCGATGACTGCAAGTGTGACGGTTCTGGCAAGTGTGACAAGCCAGAATGTGCTTGCATTCCTACCGGAGGAGCTAAATGCGTTTGTGTCTGCTGCGATGAGAAAGGCAACTTCAAAGTATGCAAAGATTGCACTTGTGAAGTCAAAGATGTTGCTGCTCCCAAATGCAGCAAGGCTGAATGCGTTTGCATTCTGACTGAGGGCAAGTCTTGCATCTGCGTATGCAAGAACAGTGAGGGTAAGATTATCCGCTGTGATGACTGCAAGTGTGACGGTTCTGGCAAGTGTGACAAGCCAGAATGTGCTTGTATCCCAACTGAGGGAGCTAACTGTCTTTGCGTCTGTTGTGATGACAAAGGCAACTTCAAGGTTTGCAAGGATTGCACTTGTGAAGTCAAAGATGCTGCTGCTCCTAAATGCAGCAAG GCTGAATGCGTTTGCATCTTGACTGATG GCAAGTCTTGCATCTGTGTATGCAAAAACAGTGAGGGCAAGATTGTGCGTTGCGATGACTGCAAGTGTGACGGTTCTGGCAAGTGTGACAAGCCAGAATGTGCTTGCATCCCAACTGAGGGTGCAAAATGCGTTTGCGTTTGCTGCATTAATGGAAAACTGACTGTCTGTAAAGACTGTTCTTGCTGCGAGAAGAACTGTGACAAAGATTGTGTGTGTATCTTGACACATGGAAAGCCTGTCATTCGTGTGTGCAAGAAGGATGGAGGATTATCAGTGTGCAAGGATTTTCTGAATGATGAAGCTTGTAAGTGTGAGGAGTGTTGTGTGTTGATTGGCACTCATGGAAAGAAATGCGTATGTGTGTATAAGGATGAAAAAGATTGTGTTATTGTGTGCGACAAATGTGACTGCGCATAA
- the LOC118272505 gene encoding integrin beta-like protein 1 isoform X6 gives MPCCKVSVKKSMVCSISDCVCIPTDGKPYLCLSKGEDGKIVPCFDCKAVQVDDNEWKCVDTSCICLPTDGKSCLCICTDEEDTIKSCDDCTCINAEECKKEFKKCNKPGCVCLPTDGKDTICVCKKNGKIVLCECNGAGTCRSATCVCVSTEGAKCVCVCCDAKGNIKVCKDCTCDSKKKDSLICNKEGCVCIITDGKPCICVCKDGEGMIVRCDDCVCDSTGKCDKPGCVCIPTEGEECVCVCCDEKGNFKICKDCTCEVKEKEVLKCSKAECVCILTEGKSCICVCKNSEGKIVRCDDCKCDGSGKCDKPECACIPTEGAKCVCVCCDEKGNFMVCKDCTCEVKEVAAPKCSKAECVCILTEGKSCICVCKNSEGKIVRCDDCKCDGSGKCDKPECACIPTGGAKCVCVCCDEKGNFKVCKDCTCEVKDVAAPKCSKAECVCILTEGKSCICVCKNSEGKIIRCDDCKCDGSGKCDKPECACIPTEGANCLCVCCDDKGNFKVCKDCTCEVKDAAAPKCSKAECVCILTEGKSCICVCKNSEGKIVRCDDCKCDGSGKCDKSECACIPTEGAKCVCVCCDDKGNFKVCKDCSCEVKEAAAPKCSKAECVCILTEGKSCICVCKNSEGKIVRCDDCKCDGSGKCDKPECACIPTEGAKCVCVCCINGKLTVCKDCSCCEKNCDKDCVCILTHGKPVIRVCKKDGGLSVCKDFLNDEACKCEECCVLIGTHGKKCVCVYKDEKDCVIVCDKCDCA, from the exons ATGCCTTGCTGCAAAGTATCCGTCAAGAAATCGATGGTTTGCTCCATCAGTGACTGCGTCTGCATTCCGACTGATGGGAAACCCTACCTCTGCCTGAGCAAGGGCGAGGATGGCAAGATCGTACCCTGCTTTGACTGCAAAGCCGTGCAAGTCGACGACAACGAATGGAAGTGTGTCGACACTTCTTGCATCTGCCTCCCGACTGACGGGAAATCTTGTCTGTGCATTTGCACCGACGAGGAAGACACCATCAAGTCCTGTGACGACTGCACTTGCATCAACGCTGAAGAATGCAAGAAGGAGTTCAAGAAGTGCAACAAGCCTGGCTGCGTCTGTCTCCCAACAGACGGTAAAGATACCATCTGCGTCTGCAAGAAGAATGGGAAGATAGTCCTCTGCGAATGTAATGGCGCTGGAACCTGCCGCAGCGCTACTTGTGTCTGCGTTTCCACCGAAGGAGCCAAATGCGTGTGCGTCTGCTGCGACGCAAAAGGCAACATTAAGGTCTGCAAAGATTGTACTTGCGATTCGAAGAAGAAAGACTCCCTGATTTGCAACAAGGAAGGTTGTGTATGCATCATAACGGATGGGAAACCTTGCATCTGTGTATGCAAGGATGGTGAGGGAATGATTGTGAGATGTGATGATTGTGTGTGTGATAGTACTGGCAAGTGTGATAAGCCAGGTTGTGTGTGTATTCCGACTGAGGGTGAGgagtgtgtttgtgtgtgctGCGACGAGAAAGGTAATTTTAAGATTTGCAAGGATTGTACTTGCGAAGTTAAGGAGAAGGAAGTTTTGAAGTGCAGCAAG GCTGAATGCGTTTGCATTCTAACTGAAGGCAAGTCTTGCATCTGTGTATGCAAGAACAGTGAGGGCAAGATTGTGCGTTGCGATGACTGCAAGTGTGACGGTTCTGGCAAGTGTGACAAGCCAGAATGTGCTTGCATCCCAACTGAGGGAGCCAAGTGCGTCTGCGTCTGCTGCGATGAGAAGGGCAACTTTATG GTTTGCAAGGATTGCACTTGTGAAGTCAAAGAAGTCGCTGCCCCCAAGTGCAGCAAGGCTGAATGCGTCTGCATTCTGACTGAGGGCAAGTCTTGCATCTGTGTATGCAAGAACAGCGAGGGCAAGATTGTTCGTTGCGATGACTGCAAGTGTGACGGTTCTGGCAAGTGTGACAAGCCAGAATGTGCTTGCATTCCTACCGGAGGAGCTAAATGCGTTTGTGTCTGCTGCGATGAGAAAGGCAACTTCAAAGTATGCAAAGATTGCACTTGTGAAGTCAAAGATGTTGCTGCTCCCAAATGCAGCAAGGCTGAATGCGTTTGCATTCTGACTGAGGGCAAGTCTTGCATCTGCGTATGCAAGAACAGTGAGGGTAAGATTATCCGCTGTGATGACTGCAAGTGTGACGGTTCTGGCAAGTGTGACAAGCCAGAATGTGCTTGTATCCCAACTGAGGGAGCTAACTGTCTTTGCGTCTGTTGTGATGACAAAGGCAACTTCAAGGTTTGCAAGGATTGCACTTGTGAAGTCAAAGATGCTGCTGCTCCTAAATGCAGCAAGGCTGAATGCGTTTGCATTCTGACTGAGGGCAAGTCTTGCATCTGCGTATGCAAGAACAGCGAGGGTAAGATTGTGCGCTGTGATGACTGCAAGTGTGACGGTTCAGGCAAGTGTGACAAGTCAGAATGTGCTTGT ATCCCAACTGAGGGAGCCAAGTGCGTCTGCGTCTGCTGTGATGACAAAGGCAACTTCAAA GTATGCAAAGATTGCTCTTGTGAAGTCAAAGAAGCTGCTGCCCCAAAATGCAGCAAAGCTGAATGCGTTTGCATCTTAACTGAAGGCAAGTCTTGCATCTGTGTATGCAAAAACAGTGAGGGCAAGATTGTGCGTTGCGATGACTGCAAGTGTGACGGTTCTGGCAAGTGTGACAAGCCAGAATGTGCTTGCATCCCAACTGAGGGTGCAAAATGCGTTTGCGTTTGCTGCATTAATGGAAAACTGACTGTCTGTAAAGACTGTTCTTGCTGCGAGAAGAACTGTGACAAAGATTGTGTGTGTATCTTGACACATGGAAAGCCTGTCATTCGTGTGTGCAAGAAGGATGGAGGATTATCAGTGTGCAAGGATTTTCTGAATGATGAAGCTTGTAAGTGTGAGGAGTGTTGTGTGTTGATTGGCACTCATGGAAAGAAATGCGTATGTGTGTATAAGGATGAAAAAGATTGTGTTATTGTGTGCGACAAATGTGACTGCGCATAA
- the LOC118272505 gene encoding integrin beta-like protein 1 isoform X5 yields the protein MPCCKVSVKKSMVCSISDCVCIPTDGKPYLCLSKGEDGKIVPCFDCKAVQVDDNEWKCVDTSCICLPTDGKSCLCICTDEEDTIKSCDDCTCINAEECKKEFKKCNKPGCVCLPTDGKDTICVCKKNGKIVLCECNGAGTCRSATCVCVSTEGAKCVCVCCDAKGNIKVCKDCTCDSKKKDSLICNKEGCVCIITDGKPCICVCKDGEGMIVRCDDCVCDSTGKCDKPGCVCIPTEGEECVCVCCDEKGNFKICKDCTCEVKEKEVLKCSKAECVCILTEGKSCICVCKNSEGKIVRCDDCKCDGSGKCDKPECACIPTEGAKCVCVCCDEKGNFMVCKDCTCEVKEVAAPKCSKAECVCILTEGKSCICVCKNSEGKIVRCDDCKCDGSGKCDKPECACIPTGGAKCVCVCCDEKGNFKVCKDCTCEVKDVAAPKCSKAECVCILTEGKSCICVCKNSEGKIIRCDDCKCDGSGKCDKPECACIPTEGANCLCVCCDDKGNFKVCKDCTCEVKDAAAPKCSKAECVCILTEGKSCICVCKNSEGKIVRCDDCKCDGSGKCDKSECACIPTEGAKCVCVCCDDKGNFKVCKDCSCEVKEAAAPKCSKAECVCILTEGKSCICVCKNSEGKIVRCDDCKCDGSGKCDKPECACIPTEGAKCVCVCCINGKLTVCKDCSCCEKNCDKDCVCILTHGKPVIRVCKKDGGLSVCKDFLNDEACKCEECCVLIGTHGKKCVCVYKDEKDCVIVCDKCDCA from the exons ATGCCTTGCTGCAAAGTATCCGTCAAGAAATCGATGGTTTGCTCCATCAGTGACTGCGTCTGCATTCCGACTGATGGGAAACCCTACCTCTGCCTGAGCAAGGGCGAGGATGGCAAGATCGTACCCTGCTTTGACTGCAAAGCCGTGCAAGTCGACGACAACGAATGGAAGTGTGTCGACACTTCTTGCATCTGCCTCCCGACTGACGGGAAATCTTGTCTGTGCATTTGCACCGACGAGGAAGACACCATCAAGTCCTGTGACGACTGCACTTGCATCAACGCTGAAGAATGCAAGAAGGAGTTCAAGAAGTGCAACAAGCCTGGCTGCGTCTGTCTCCCAACAGACGGTAAAGATACCATCTGCGTCTGCAAGAAGAATGGGAAGATAGTCCTCTGCGAATGTAATGGCGCTGGAACCTGCCGCAGCGCTACTTGTGTCTGCGTTTCCACCGAAGGAGCCAAATGCGTGTGCGTCTGCTGCGACGCAAAAGGCAACATTAAGGTCTGCAAAGATTGTACTTGCGATTCGAAGAAGAAAGACTCCCTGATTTGCAACAAGGAAGGTTGTGTATGCATCATAACGGATGGGAAACCTTGCATCTGTGTATGCAAGGATGGTGAGGGAATGATTGTGAGATGTGATGATTGTGTGTGTGATAGTACTGGCAAGTGTGATAAGCCAGGTTGTGTGTGTATTCCGACTGAGGGTGAGgagtgtgtttgtgtgtgctGCGACGAGAAAGGTAATTTTAAGATTTGCAAGGATTGTACTTGCGAAGTTAAGGAGAAGGAAGTTTTGAAGTGCAGCAAGGCTGAATGTGTTTGTATTTTGACTGAGG GCAAGTCTTGCATCTGTGTATGCAAGAACAGTGAGGGCAAGATTGTGCGTTGCGATGACTGCAAGTGTGACGGTTCTGGCAAGTGTGACAAGCCAGAATGTGCTTGCATCCCAACTGAGGGAGCCAAGTGCGTCTGCGTCTGCTGCGATGAGAAGGGCAACTTTATG GTTTGCAAGGATTGCACTTGTGAAGTCAAAGAAGTCGCTGCCCCCAAGTGCAGCAAGGCTGAATGCGTCTGCATTCTGACTGAGGGCAAGTCTTGCATCTGTGTATGCAAGAACAGCGAGGGCAAGATTGTTCGTTGCGATGACTGCAAGTGTGACGGTTCTGGCAAGTGTGACAAGCCAGAATGTGCTTGCATTCCTACCGGAGGAGCTAAATGCGTTTGTGTCTGCTGCGATGAGAAAGGCAACTTCAAAGTATGCAAAGATTGCACTTGTGAAGTCAAAGATGTTGCTGCTCCCAAATGCAGCAAGGCTGAATGCGTTTGCATTCTGACTGAGGGCAAGTCTTGCATCTGCGTATGCAAGAACAGTGAGGGTAAGATTATCCGCTGTGATGACTGCAAGTGTGACGGTTCTGGCAAGTGTGACAAGCCAGAATGTGCTTGTATCCCAACTGAGGGAGCTAACTGTCTTTGCGTCTGTTGTGATGACAAAGGCAACTTCAAGGTTTGCAAGGATTGCACTTGTGAAGTCAAAGATGCTGCTGCTCCTAAATGCAGCAAGGCTGAATGCGTTTGCATTCTGACTGAGGGCAAGTCTTGCATCTGCGTATGCAAGAACAGCGAGGGTAAGATTGTGCGCTGTGATGACTGCAAGTGTGACGGTTCAGGCAAGTGTGACAAGTCAGAATGTGCTTGT ATCCCAACTGAGGGAGCCAAGTGCGTCTGCGTCTGCTGTGATGACAAAGGCAACTTCAAA GTATGCAAAGATTGCTCTTGTGAAGTCAAAGAAGCTGCTGCCCCAAAATGCAGCAAAGCTGAATGCGTTTGCATCTTAACTGAAGGCAAGTCTTGCATCTGTGTATGCAAAAACAGTGAGGGCAAGATTGTGCGTTGCGATGACTGCAAGTGTGACGGTTCTGGCAAGTGTGACAAGCCAGAATGTGCTTGCATCCCAACTGAGGGTGCAAAATGCGTTTGCGTTTGCTGCATTAATGGAAAACTGACTGTCTGTAAAGACTGTTCTTGCTGCGAGAAGAACTGTGACAAAGATTGTGTGTGTATCTTGACACATGGAAAGCCTGTCATTCGTGTGTGCAAGAAGGATGGAGGATTATCAGTGTGCAAGGATTTTCTGAATGATGAAGCTTGTAAGTGTGAGGAGTGTTGTGTGTTGATTGGCACTCATGGAAAGAAATGCGTATGTGTGTATAAGGATGAAAAAGATTGTGTTATTGTGTGCGACAAATGTGACTGCGCATAA
- the LOC118272505 gene encoding balbiani ring protein 3-like isoform X3, whose translation MPCCKVSVKKSMVCSISDCVCIPTDGKPYLCLSKGEDGKIVPCFDCKAVQVDDNEWKCVDTSCICLPTDGKSCLCICTDEEDTIKSCDDCTCINAEECKKEFKKCNKPGCVCLPTDGKDTICVCKKNGKIVLCECNGAGTCRSATCVCVSTEGAKCVCVCCDAKGNIKVCKDCTCDSKKKDSLICNKEGCVCIITDGKPCICVCKDGEGMIVRCDDCVCDSTGKCDKPGCVCIPTEGEECVCVCCDEKGNFKICKDCTCEVKEKEVLKCSKAECVCILTEGKSCICVCKNSDGKIVRCDDCKCDGSGKCDKLECACIPTEGAKCVCVCCDDKGNFKVCKDCTCEPKEKEAPKCSKAECVCILTEGKSCICVCKNSEGKIVRCDDCKCDGSGKCDKPECACIPTEGAKCVCVCCDEKGNFMVCKDCTCEVKEVAAPKCSKAECVCILTEGKSCICVCKNSEGKIVRCDDCKCDGSGKCDKPECACIPTGGAKCVCVCCDEKGNFKVCKDCTCEVKDVAAPKCSKAECVCILTEGKSCICVCKNSEGKIIRCDDCKCDGSGKCDKPECACIPTEGANCLCVCCDDKGNFKVCKDCTCEAKDAVAPKCSKAECVCILTDGKSCICVCKNSEGKIVRCDDCKCDGSGKCDKPECACIPTEGAKCVCVCCINGKLTVCKDCSCCEKNCDKDCVCILTHGKPVIRVCKKDGGLSVCKDFLNDEACKCEECCVLIGTHGKKCVCVYKDEKDCVIVCDKCDCA comes from the exons ATGCCTTGCTGCAAAGTATCCGTCAAGAAATCGATGGTTTGCTCCATCAGTGACTGCGTCTGCATTCCGACTGATGGGAAACCCTACCTCTGCCTGAGCAAGGGCGAGGATGGCAAGATCGTACCCTGCTTTGACTGCAAAGCCGTGCAAGTCGACGACAACGAATGGAAGTGTGTCGACACTTCTTGCATCTGCCTCCCGACTGACGGGAAATCTTGTCTGTGCATTTGCACCGACGAGGAAGACACCATCAAGTCCTGTGACGACTGCACTTGCATCAACGCTGAAGAATGCAAGAAGGAGTTCAAGAAGTGCAACAAGCCTGGCTGCGTCTGTCTCCCAACAGACGGTAAAGATACCATCTGCGTCTGCAAGAAGAATGGGAAGATAGTCCTCTGCGAATGTAATGGCGCTGGAACCTGCCGCAGCGCTACTTGTGTCTGCGTTTCCACCGAAGGAGCCAAATGCGTGTGCGTCTGCTGCGACGCAAAAGGCAACATTAAGGTCTGCAAAGATTGTACTTGCGATTCGAAGAAGAAAGACTCCCTGATTTGCAACAAGGAAGGTTGTGTATGCATCATAACGGATGGGAAACCTTGCATCTGTGTATGCAAGGATGGTGAGGGAATGATTGTGAGATGTGATGATTGTGTGTGTGATAGTACTGGCAAGTGTGATAAGCCAGGTTGTGTGTGTATTCCGACTGAGGGTGAGgagtgtgtttgtgtgtgctGCGACGAGAAAGGTAATTTTAAGATTTGCAAGGATTGTACTTGCGAAGTTAAGGAGAAGGAAGTTTTGAAGTGCAGCAAGGCTGAATGTGTTTGTATTTTGACTGAGGGCAAGTCTTGCATCTGTGTATGCAAGAACAGCGACGGTAAGATTGTTCGTTGTGATGACTGCAAGTGTGACGGTTCTGGTAAGTGTGACAAGCTAGAATGCGCTTGCATCCCAACTGAGGGAGCTAAATGCGTTTGTGTCTGCTGCGATGACAAAGGCAACTTTAAA GTATGCAAGGACTGCACTTGTGAGCCTAAAGAGAAGGAAGCTCCTAAATGCAGCAAGGCTGAATGCGTTTGCATTCTAACTGAAGGCAAGTCTTGCATCTGTGTATGCAAGAACAGTGAGGGCAAGATTGTGCGTTGCGATGACTGCAAGTGTGACGGTTCTGGCAAGTGTGACAAGCCAGAATGTGCTTGCATCCCAACTGAGGGAGCCAAGTGCGTCTGCGTCTGCTGCGATGAGAAGGGCAACTTTATG GTTTGCAAGGATTGCACTTGTGAAGTCAAAGAAGTCGCTGCCCCCAAGTGCAGCAAGGCTGAATGCGTCTGCATTCTGACTGAGGGCAAGTCTTGCATCTGTGTATGCAAGAACAGCGAGGGCAAGATTGTTCGTTGCGATGACTGCAAGTGTGACGGTTCTGGCAAGTGTGACAAGCCAGAATGTGCTTGCATTCCTACCGGAGGAGCTAAATGCGTTTGTGTCTGCTGCGATGAGAAAGGCAACTTCAAAGTATGCAAAGATTGCACTTGTGAAGTCAAAGATGTTGCTGCTCCCAAATGCAGCAAGGCTGAATGCGTTTGCATTCTGACTGAGGGCAAGTCTTGCATCTGCGTATGCAAGAACAGTGAGGGTAAGATTATCCGCTGTGATGACTGCAAGTGTGACGGTTCTGGCAAGTGTGACAAGCCAGAATGTGCTTGTATCCCAACTGAGGGAGCTAACTGTCTTTGCGTCTGTTGTGATGACAAAGGCAACTTCAAG GTTTGCAAGGATTGCACTTGTGAAGCCAAAGACGCTGTTGCTCCTAAATGCAGCAAGGCTGAATGCGTTTGCATCTTGACTGATG GCAAGTCTTGCATCTGTGTATGCAAAAACAGTGAGGGCAAGATTGTGCGTTGCGATGACTGCAAGTGTGACGGTTCTGGCAAGTGTGACAAGCCAGAATGTGCTTGCATCCCAACTGAGGGTGCAAAATGCGTTTGCGTTTGCTGCATTAATGGAAAACTGACTGTCTGTAAAGACTGTTCTTGCTGCGAGAAGAACTGTGACAAAGATTGTGTGTGTATCTTGACACATGGAAAGCCTGTCATTCGTGTGTGCAAGAAGGATGGAGGATTATCAGTGTGCAAGGATTTTCTGAATGATGAAGCTTGTAAGTGTGAGGAGTGTTGTGTGTTGATTGGCACTCATGGAAAGAAATGCGTATGTGTGTATAAGGATGAAAAAGATTGTGTTATTGTGTGCGACAAATGTGACTGCGCATAA